The genomic interval GATTAATACCTGAGTGCTCCTCTTTCGGCAGTATGCCCATGGTAGTGATAGCCATGGCCACATTCTTGATGGTATTAGCGCCAATGTAGACAACAGCGTGTTTAATTGAGGTAATCTTCTTGGAGAGACCGAAATAAGCAGAGTTAACCAGTTTGAGTGTTTTCAGGGTGATGATCGGGTCATGTTCGATGACCGAGATCAGCTCCTTGGTGGAGAAGTTGATATCAGAACAGATCTGAATCACCCGATGGACGCTTTGAGGAAACGTCGGCATCTTATCAACCAGTCGTTCGAGCTTTAGCTGATCAACACTCATGGTTTGTAGTTTTATTCCCTATCGGTAGTATGAAATCAGCCCCTTTCCAATAATCCCAGGGGGGAACATTAAATCATGAGTTAACTTTAACTATTATCGGCATCTTATTGTATAACCTTAATATTATATTTTTACACCCTATAGGTCTACGTACCGAATCAATGTTTTCCATCTGCCAAGTGCGCAAGGTAGAGCGCCAGCCCGAGAAGAGCGATCCCCCCCGCCAGATAAAGCAGATCCAGCGGTGACTCAAAATGCATACTGAGGGCGTACTCGAAGAAGCGCACCACCAGAATCATTAAGACCACTTTGGCAAGACGGCCCTTCAGATCATCAAGACTATGGATCACCAACACCTGAGAGGAGTTATCCGCCAGCTCCGCAGCATCTATCTTACTGATAAACAGCTCGTACAGCCCCATACCAAAAATCAGCAGGAAGGTAGCCAGCAGATAACCATCGACGATCTCTACCACATGAGTGACTGTCTCACCGCGTAGCGCCACTCTCTCTGCCATTTCCAGACTGGGCGAAGCGTAGTTCACTAGATGGCTAACCATATAGAAGGCATCTACCGTTGCCATATAGAAGAGTGCAAAAGCACCAATTGTGGAGGCAACAACAGCCGCCAGTACAATATATCGGCTGTTCCAAAGATAGCGTTCAAATAGTGTTTCCAAAGAATTATTCCAGTTCTGTTCCAATCAAAATTTGTCCTATGAAGGATAGCATTATTGATCAGATCGCATAAGATAGTGCCCCACTCGACTGTAGCGAACAACCAACAGATGGCCGCCAAGACACTGATGATCCAGGGAACCACCTCTGATGCAGGCAAGAGCACGCTGGTGGCTGCCCTGTGTCGGGTATTCAAACGAAAGGGGCTGAGTGTCGCGCCTTTCAAGCCTCAGAACATGGCGCTAAACAGCGCGGTTACCCCGGAGGGTGGCGAGATTGGCCGCGCCCAGGCGGTTCAGGCACAGGCGGCAGGGGTGGCACCCCATGTTGATATGAATCCGGTACTGTTGAAACCGAATAGCGATACCGGATGCCAGGTGATCGTTCAGGGCAGCCCAGACAAAAATAACATGGAGGCATGGGGATACCACGATTACAAACCCCGAATGATGCCGGTGGTGCTTGATTCATACTATCGTCTCTCCGAGATCTATGACTATATCCTGGTCGAAGGAGCCGGTAGCCCGGCGGAGATCAATCTACGTGACGGCGACGTTGCCAACATGGGATTTGCCGAGGAGGTCGACTGCCCGGTTCTGCTGGTGGCGGATATCGACAAAGGGGGAGTCTTTGCCCATCTTGTGGGTACTGTAGAACTGCTCTCACCCTCGGAGCAAGCGCGCATCAAGGGCTTTATTATCAACCGCTTCCGTGGCGACATCTCAATTCTTGAACCCGGACTAAAGTGGCTTGAAGAGCGTACCGGCAAACCGGTGATCGGCGTACTCCCCTATCTTCATGGACTGCACCTGGAGGCGGAGGATAGTCTCGCCGGCAAAGGCGTAACCCCCACCTGTGAAAATCCCTTGCGAGTACTGGTTCCCTGGCTACAACGGACCAGTAACCATACCGACCTCGATCCACTCAACCTTCACCCCATGGTGGAGGTCACCTGGTGCAGGCCGGGGGACCCGATACCTGCGGCCGACCTAATCATCATCCCCGGCTCCAAGAGTGTTCGCGCCGACCTCAGGGGCTTGAGAAGTCACGGATGGGATAAGGTGATCCAGCGCCATCTGCGTTATGGCGGAAAGGTACTGGGGATTTGTGGTGGCTTTCAAATGCTGGGAGAGATGCTGCATGATCCCGAGGGTATCGAGGGGTCGCCCGGCAGCAGCGCCGGATTGGGACTTCTGGAGATGGAGACACGGCTGGAAGCGGAGAAACAGTTGCAGCTGGTTCATGGCCGACTAACCCTGGAGAACGCCGCTGTCGACGGCTACGAGATCCATATGGGGGTCTGCAGCGGCCCCGCCCTTGACAGCCCCCTTGTCACTCTGGGAGAGGTGGTCGATGGCGCTGTTTCCAAAGACGGCCAAGTGGCAGGGACCTATCTTCATGGCCTGTTTGAAAACAGCGAAGCCTGTGACGCCCTCCTCCGCTGGGCCGGGCTGGAACAGCCTGAAACCCCGGATTACCGGGCGCTACGTGATGAAGGGATCAACCGTATTGCCGATGCAGCAGAACAGCACCTCAATCTCGAGCAGGTGATGACGCTGGTTGACGCCTGATCGTCTTGAGGTGTAGATTCGCGCATACTGTCGGCCACAGATAATCAACGCACATCAGACAAGCCAATGTCTCCAACCCACTACAGCCTGACGTTTTCACTGCTGGCACACGCCCTGCTGCTGATACCTGTGGTGGCGGCCCTCCCTGATGGCAGTGATCTGTCTGATACCGTTCCAAATTCAATCAAAGTAACCATCCAGCGACCGGCCACCAAGCCAACAGCATCACCTGCCACGGCATCCCCGAGGGCCACTGAAAGCGAGCATGAACACTCTGCGGTTACTGAAAAGCACAGGATGCAGCGAGTAAAAAATAGCCCGATCAAAAGTGTCAGAAGAGTGGTAACAGCAAAAGATGCCTCCCATTCCAGACGTTCCACACTGCATCCGACATCTTCTGAGACAGCGAAAAAACCGGCACCTGGAAAAAGAGAGGTGAATAGATTGGCAAAAACGGTAACGGACAAGAGAATATCCTCGTCTCCCTCCAGACCAACATCGGCAAAGTTGAGTAGTGCACCGGTCCAGCCGAAAACGGCGACGGTGCCCACTGTTACCGAGACTGCCGCTATTAACACTATCAACAAGCTACCGACAACCGCTTCTGGTAACTTGCGCAAAAATTCCCCATCAAATAGGCACCAGATCGACCGTATAGCAGAGATCGAATCACTCTACCGAGCGAGGCTCGAGCAAACCATCGCGTCAGCCAAAAAATACCCCCTATGGGCCCGTAAGAAGGGCCTTCAGGGTAAAGCCAGAATCGGTTTTACCGTCTACCGTGACGGCCATATCGAGCAGATTCAATTAATTGATGGCTCCGGCCACGAGATTCTTGATAGGGCTGCCATGATCACAGTCAGCGAAATCGGAAGCGTTCAACCAATTCCTACAGAACTGGCCCGCCTACAATGGTCATTCAAGGTACCTCTCAACTTCTACCTCAACTGAAATCTCCGCTTGCAACCTGCCCCACCCATCGTAAAATACAGATTCGGAACGGTACCCAAATATGGGTTAGGAGGATGATTCATCCTCTAAATAGGGAACTGAGGTAAAAACCTCGACTGTCCCCGCAACTGTGAGCGAGTAGTCCCGATTCAATATGCCACTGATGCTGACGCATTGGGAAGGAGAAGAGGGGTGATGATCCGCAAGTCAGGAGACCTGCCGCTCCCGCGTCGCATATCTGGTGAACGGGGTATTCAACAGAGCGGTAACCCGTTAGTCGACGCATTCAGGCGAACTTGCAGGAGTCGGGCAAGTGCTTGTGTGCAGTAGTGACCGGATGTGCTCCGTTCCACCCTCTCCACAAGCATCTTCTCTGCCTTCTTGTAGCTCGTCACCATAATGTGTGCCTAACGGGGCTCTCTGACTCATTTCTGTCACGCCTCTAACCACAAGTCGCAGCGGCTTTCTCTTTTGCCAAGCGACTGCTGGATTGGCGCACATCAAACTACAACTGTTTGATGGAGATAGAATGCGAATTACAAAGCAGTACCCCTTTGCCTTAACGGCGCTCTCCCTATTTATCCCCCCCGCTCAGGCGGCCGATGAGTTACAGACCGTCAATGTCACCGCTGAACGTATAGTTAAGACAGCAGATGAGACACTCGCTTCAGTCAGCGTGCTGACTCGTAGCGATATTGAGAAGAGCCAGTCCAAATCAATTGATGAACTGCTCAACGGTCTTCCCGGTATCACTATCGATGTTAACGGCGGCTACGGCAAGAACACCAGCGTCAATATTCGTGGTACCAATAACAAGCATGTGCTGGTGTTGATTGATGGCATACGTATCGGGTCAGCCACCCTCGGATCTGTGGCCTGGCAGCATCTGCCGGTGTCCCAGATAGAGCGTATCGAAGTGGTTCGTGGACCCCGATCACACCTCTACGGCTCTGAACCCATTGGCGGTGTGGTTCAGATCTTCACGCGTAAAGGAAAAGCGGGTACTACGGTTATTAGTGCCGAAGCAGGTACCGGCTCGAATGGAACTCATCAGCTGCAGGGGGGAGTCAGCGGTGGTGACCAAAACACTCATTACAGTCTCCATCTGTCGCATTTTACTAGCGAAGGAATCGACGCCACCGTCGGCAATAATCCAGACCGGGATGGCTACACCAACACCTCTGTCAGTGGCACTCTCAGCCACCAGTTTGCCGGCGGTGCAGAAATTAAACTTAATCTGCTGCGTGCCCAGGGCGAGAATGAGATCGACCGTGTTGCCTCCAATCTCTACGACACCGAATCCCTGCAACAATCCCTTGGTGCAGAACTCTCTTTTATGCCACTGGATTGGTGGGATCTCTCTCTGAGCATCGGTCGCAGTTGGGACAAGTACACCGAGTATCTCAACGGCGCCAAAGGCGATGCTTTCAATACCACCAACTCCCAACTCAATTGGCAGAACAATCTAATGGTGAGTGACAGCCAGGTGGTGTCACTGGGGATGGATCTGTTTCGTGATGAGGTGAGCGGCACCCAGAGCTATACTGTCACTTCCAGGGATAACAGCGCGATCTTTGCCCAGTACCAGCAAGAGCTCGATGATGCAGGCATCACAGCCGGACTCCGGCACGATGATAACGAAACCTTTGGTGGGCACACCACCGGCAGCCTAGGCTTCCGCTACAACATGTCCAGCAGTATGGCGTTAACCGCCTCCTATGGCAGCGCTTTCAAGGCACCCACATTCAATGATCTCTACTGGCCGATCTACGGTAATGCCAACCTCAAACCGGAAGAGTCGAAGAGCTACGAAATTGGATTGAGCGGCAACAACAGCGGCATCACCTGGAGCGCCAATCTCTACCGCACCCGCATCACCAACCTGATTGACTGGGCCTGCGTGGTCAACTGCAGTGATGCAGACTGGGCCAATGACCTTTGGCAACCTTCCAACATCAACAGCGCCAAAATCAAAGGGCTGGAACTCTCAGCGGCAACCGAAATCGCCTCCTGGCGGGTTAACGGCAATCTCAGTCTGCTTGATCCAAGAGATGGCGTCACTGACAACCAGCTACGCAATCGCAGCAAAAAAAGCTTCCGTCTCGATGCCGACCGCTCCTTTGGGCGCAACGATATCGGCGTCACTTGGCGGTTGCAGGGCGAAAGCTACAACGATGCAGCCAACACCACCCGTCTCCCCGGTTTTGGACTGATAGACCTACGTCTGGCTCACAAACTCGATAAAACATGGCAAATCAAAGGGCAGGTAAAAAACCTGTTCGATCATCAATATCAGACCAACAGTGGTTACAATCAGCCGGGGCGGGAGCTGTTTGTATCGATCGCCTATCAGCATGAGTAAGAGGTGAAAAGCGGACGCAGAGATCGCAAAGAATACGCAGAGTGTGCAGAAATTGGTGGTTTAAAATCAACGCTTTTCTCCGCGTTCTCCGCGTCTTTCTTTTTTGTTTCTGGACAGATACCAGGTACGCAAAACTTCCGAGTGATTTCTGTTTTCTCTGCGACCGCTGCATATACTTTGCACTCCCTCGCTGCCAGCCATGGAGAGCGAAGCGAAGGCTGGTAATCCCCGGTAGCCGTGAGGCCGCACTGCTTACCCGTCGTGCGCGTAGCGCGCCAGAGGGGAAGCAAAGTAGGCATCCGAACACGGCGTCCAGTCACTGGGAACTGACTGCGAAGCGGTAACGAGCTTGCGATGTTATCGCGTAGCGGTCAGTGACCAGGACGGCCGGGGCACTAATAGGCTGTCAAAGATTGAGTGCAAAAGGGGGACTTGGATGTCCCGTTTTGCATCACGAAATCGAAGACTCGCTTAGCGTCCCGGCTTTCTGTTTCCTGACAGGTAATAAACATCACTATGACTATCGACCAAAAACACAGCGTCAGGATGCAACGAAAAAAGTCCGTAGTGGATGAGAGCATCAACCGAGCTGACCGGGATAAAGGCCTTCTCCTCGTTCATACCGGCAACGGTAAAGGGAAGAGTAGCTCCGGTTTTGGCATGCTCGCCAGAGCCCTGGGGCACGATATGCGCGTTGGTGTGGTGCAGTTCATCAAAAGCCCCGGCTCTACGGGTGAAGAACGCTTCTTCCGTCGCCAGGCCAATGTTGTGTATCACGTCATCGGTGACGGCTTCACCTGGGAGACTCAGAACCGGGAGCAGGATATCGCCACCGCCCGCCAAGGCTGGGCACAGGCACTGAAGTTATTGGGTGATAAAAAGATCGAGCTGCTGCTTCTGGATGAACTCAATACCGTCCTCAACACCCACTACCTGCCCCTGGAAGAGGTGCTGGAAGGGCTCCATGGCCGTAGCGAAGGCCAGCATGTTATTGTCACCGGTCGAGGAGCCCCCGCTGAGCTGATCGAAGCGGCGGACACAGTCACTGAGATGAAAATGATAAAACACGCCTTCAAGAATGGCATCAAGGCACAGCAGGGAATCGAATTCTAAAAGTGATGCGTTACCTACTCTCTCTGTTGATCCTTCTGCTGGCTGCAGCCGCTATCGCCCATGCCGGCGACAGACCCGGCAAGGTGATATCCGCAAACCTCTGTACCGACCAGCTGCTGCTGTTTCTCGCGGACCCGGAGCAGATCGCCTCCATTACCCACCTTGCCCTGGAACCCAGCAGTTCCTACATGGCGGAGGCGGCCAGAGGCTACCCCATTAACCACAGTCAGGTCGAAGAGTTGCTGGCACAACAACCTGACCTGATCGTTACCGGTGCATTTACCAAGCGCAGCATGGTCGAGTTGATGCGCAAGCTGGGGTATCGTGTAGAGGTCTTTTCACCGGCCACCAATATCGATGAGATCCGTGAAAACATCCGGCGTATGGCCGGGCTGCTTGACCAGAGCCCACGAGGGGAATCCCTGATCGCACAGATGGACAAGAGGATCGAACAGGCCACCGCCAATCTTCCGGACAGACCCATCGGTGCCCTCTTCTACCAGCCACGCGGCTATACCAGCGGCAAGAACACACTCCACGATGAGGCATTAACACTCACCGGCTGGCGTAACATCTCCGCCGATCAAGGCATCACCGGCTACAACGCCATTAGTCTGGAGACGGTGTTACTCGCCAGACCACAACAGTTTTTCACCTCAGCCTATGCACCAGGATCCACCTCTCTGGGGCAAAGGCAGCTGGAGCATCCGGCGTTGAAAAAAATCGCTTCCGGTCGGCCTATGATCGACATCGATTTCCGCTACTGGATCTGCGGCGGCCCAATGATCGCCGACGCCATCGAACGGCTGGCGGAGGTACGCCGACAGTGAGCCATCACGATGCCCCCACCCGTTCGGAGTTTTCCCAGAGCACCCTCATTACGCTCTTCAGCCTGCTGATCGCCCTCTTGCTTGTGGCTTCCCTGTTTCTCGGCACCAACCCGATACCCGTCTTTCAGGCGCTACGGGAGAGTCTTGGTGAGTCACCTTCGGTCTACTCATTGATCATCACAGAAGTGCGCCTGCCACGCACCCTGATCGCCGCCGTTGCCGGTGCCACTCTGGGACTCTGCGGTGCGGTGATGCAGGGCCTGCTACGCAATCCCCTGGCCAGCCCGGGGCTCATCGGCAGCTCCAGCGGGGCGGCCCTTGGCGCCGTTGCGGTGCTCTACTTCGGCCTCGGCGGCAGCTTCTGGCCCGCCCTGCCCTTGGGTGGCATGATCGGCTCATTGCTGGCGATGCTGCTGGTCTACCTGCTGGCGGGGCGTGACGCCTCCATCGTCACCCTTATCCTCGCCGGTGTCGCCATAAACTCCATGGCCCTGGCGATGATCTCGCTGCTGCTCAACCTGGCCCCCAGTCCCTATGCGGTACGGGAGATGGTGCTGTGGATGCTCGGCTCCGTCGCCAACCACAGTCTCAATGAGTTCTGGATCATGCTGCCGGGCACCCTCCTCGGCTGGCTGCTTCTTCTGGGCCACGGCCGGGCGCTGGATGGCCTGACCTTGGGAGAGGACACCGCCCGTTCCATGGGTATCAATATTGTCCGTCTACGCTGGAAACTGTTTCTTGCCGTGGCGCTGGCTGTGGGTTCCGCCGTCTCTGTCACCGGCGCCATCGGCTTTATCGGTCTGGTGGTTCCCCACCTGCTAAGACCTCTGGTCGGTTATATGCCGGGCAGGCTGCTGCCGGTGAGCGCTCTGGGTGGTGCGGCCATGCTGCTGCTGGCGGATATCGCCGTGCGTCTCTTTCCGGCGGGCACCGAAATCAAGGTGGGCGTACTCACCTCTCTGGTGGGTGCCCCCTTCTTTCTCTACCTGATACTCAAGACCCGGCGGGTAGCACTATGACCACCCTGATCGGTGAGAACATCTCAGTCGCTTTCGGTGGCCAACCGATACTGCAGCAGACCGACATTGAACTAAAGCAAGGTGAACTACTCGGGCTTATAGGTCCCAACGGAGCAGGCAAGACCACCCTGCTGCGAATACTGGCCGGATTGCTTCGGCAGAGCAGCGGCAGAGTCACGCTGGATGGAGATGATCTAAGCCGAATGGATCCGGTGGTACGCGCACGACAGATCGCCTATCTGGCGCAGAATGGTGAGGCTCACTGGCCGATTGAGGTTGAGCGGCTGGTTGAACTGGGGCGTACCCCCCACCTCGGCAGCTGGCAACACCCCGGTGATAAAGACCGGACGATCATCATTGACGTACTGAAATCCACCGATACCTGGGGCTTACGTCATCGCCGTTTCACAACCCTCTCTGGAGGTGAACGGATGCGCGTACTGATAGCCCGGGCGTTGGCGGTGAAACCTCAAATACTCCTGGCTGATGAGCCGGTCGCAGCACTCGATCCCGCCCATCAACTTGATATCATGGGACTACTTCAAAAACATTGCCGCGATGGGGGCAGTGCCGTCGTCGTGCTCCACGACCTCACCCTCGCTTCACACTTCTGTGACCGCCTACAACTCTTGCAGGAAGGGAAAACCGTGGCCGTGGGCAGTGCCGATTCGGTGCTCAGCGAAGAGAACCTGCGCAAAGTCTATAACTTGGTAGTAAACAGCAGCCCGGATGAAGTTGGCAGGCTGCTTTCACTGCCATGGGCATCCACTGGCAAGAGACCTGAGAGCTGACGATAGTATGCCGAATCAGTTCACATAGCCTTTGTGGCACCCATTGCAACTCTTTCCAAGGGCACCGAAGGCCTGCTTCATCTTCTTCATGTCACCACCGGAGGCAGCATCAGAAAGCGCCTTACCGGCCCGCTGCAGATCATGATATTTGGCAGTGAAATCTTCGAAGCCCATCCAAATCTCGGGTAGCGCATCGGTCTCACTCACGTCACTTTTCCGGTTAGTGTGAGGCGTTGTTCGGGTGATAAGAGTACGACTAGCTATTTCCTGAGTATTTTACTAGGATATAAACAACCAACCTTATATCCCATGCCGAAACCGGGATTTTTGGAATCTGGTGGAGCGTATGAAGCTGCTTCTAATGGTGCCCACCATTCCCGGTGGCAAATGATGGCGGCCACAGAGCAGAAATATCAGTGCCTTTCCACGCACGAGATAAAATAGTAACAGAGGAGTATCAGATGAAACTGAGACAGCTTTTCGACACTGACAGCGGCAGCTATAGCTACCTGTTGTGGGATAAGGTCACCCGTCACGCAGTAATTATTGATCCGGTCAAAGAACAGAGTGCGCGGGACATCAGGCTGATCCATGAGTTACAACTTAAACTGCTCTACTCCCTGGAAACCCATATACATGCGGACCATGTGACCGGCGGCACCCGGCTTCGGGATGAATTCGGCTGTAGTATCGGAGTACATCGTAATGCACACCTGGAGTGTGCCGACCTGTGGCTGGAAGAAGACCACACCATCACCTTCGGCAACGAATCTCTTCGGATACTCCACACACCCGGCCATACGGACACTGATATCAGTTATCTTGCCGATAGCGTGGTGTTTACCGGTG from Candidatus Sedimenticola sp. (ex Thyasira tokunagai) carries:
- a CDS encoding cobyric acid synthase; amino-acid sequence: MAAKTLMIQGTTSDAGKSTLVAALCRVFKRKGLSVAPFKPQNMALNSAVTPEGGEIGRAQAVQAQAAGVAPHVDMNPVLLKPNSDTGCQVIVQGSPDKNNMEAWGYHDYKPRMMPVVLDSYYRLSEIYDYILVEGAGSPAEINLRDGDVANMGFAEEVDCPVLLVADIDKGGVFAHLVGTVELLSPSEQARIKGFIINRFRGDISILEPGLKWLEERTGKPVIGVLPYLHGLHLEAEDSLAGKGVTPTCENPLRVLVPWLQRTSNHTDLDPLNLHPMVEVTWCRPGDPIPAADLIIIPGSKSVRADLRGLRSHGWDKVIQRHLRYGGKVLGICGGFQMLGEMLHDPEGIEGSPGSSAGLGLLEMETRLEAEKQLQLVHGRLTLENAAVDGYEIHMGVCSGPALDSPLVTLGEVVDGAVSKDGQVAGTYLHGLFENSEACDALLRWAGLEQPETPDYRALRDEGINRIADAAEQHLNLEQVMTLVDA
- a CDS encoding iron ABC transporter permease; protein product: MSHHDAPTRSEFSQSTLITLFSLLIALLLVASLFLGTNPIPVFQALRESLGESPSVYSLIITEVRLPRTLIAAVAGATLGLCGAVMQGLLRNPLASPGLIGSSSGAALGAVAVLYFGLGGSFWPALPLGGMIGSLLAMLLVYLLAGRDASIVTLILAGVAINSMALAMISLLLNLAPSPYAVREMVLWMLGSVANHSLNEFWIMLPGTLLGWLLLLGHGRALDGLTLGEDTARSMGINIVRLRWKLFLAVALAVGSAVSVTGAIGFIGLVVPHLLRPLVGYMPGRLLPVSALGGAAMLLLADIAVRLFPAGTEIKVGVLTSLVGAPFFLYLILKTRRVAL
- a CDS encoding cytochrome c; the encoded protein is MSETDALPEIWMGFEDFTAKYHDLQRAGKALSDAASGGDMKKMKQAFGALGKSCNGCHKGYVN
- a CDS encoding MBL fold metallo-hydrolase encodes the protein MKLRQLFDTDSGSYSYLLWDKVTRHAVIIDPVKEQSARDIRLIHELQLKLLYSLETHIHADHVTGGTRLRDEFGCSIGVHRNAHLECADLWLEEDHTITFGNESLRILHTPGHTDTDISYLADSVVFTGDILLIRGSGRTDFQLGDPGLSHDSITTKLFTLPDDTLVYPAHDYTGLTATTIGEERKLNPRLGGDRSRADYIDHMQSLHLEKPKHMSVAVPGNLKCGAP
- the cobO gene encoding cob(I)yrinic acid a,c-diamide adenosyltransferase, which encodes MTIDQKHSVRMQRKKSVVDESINRADRDKGLLLVHTGNGKGKSSSGFGMLARALGHDMRVGVVQFIKSPGSTGEERFFRRQANVVYHVIGDGFTWETQNREQDIATARQGWAQALKLLGDKKIELLLLDELNTVLNTHYLPLEEVLEGLHGRSEGQHVIVTGRGAPAELIEAADTVTEMKMIKHAFKNGIKAQQGIEF
- a CDS encoding TonB-dependent receptor; protein product: MRITKQYPFALTALSLFIPPAQAADELQTVNVTAERIVKTADETLASVSVLTRSDIEKSQSKSIDELLNGLPGITIDVNGGYGKNTSVNIRGTNNKHVLVLIDGIRIGSATLGSVAWQHLPVSQIERIEVVRGPRSHLYGSEPIGGVVQIFTRKGKAGTTVISAEAGTGSNGTHQLQGGVSGGDQNTHYSLHLSHFTSEGIDATVGNNPDRDGYTNTSVSGTLSHQFAGGAEIKLNLLRAQGENEIDRVASNLYDTESLQQSLGAELSFMPLDWWDLSLSIGRSWDKYTEYLNGAKGDAFNTTNSQLNWQNNLMVSDSQVVSLGMDLFRDEVSGTQSYTVTSRDNSAIFAQYQQELDDAGITAGLRHDDNETFGGHTTGSLGFRYNMSSSMALTASYGSAFKAPTFNDLYWPIYGNANLKPEESKSYEIGLSGNNSGITWSANLYRTRITNLIDWACVVNCSDADWANDLWQPSNINSAKIKGLELSAATEIASWRVNGNLSLLDPRDGVTDNQLRNRSKKSFRLDADRSFGRNDIGVTWRLQGESYNDAANTTRLPGFGLIDLRLAHKLDKTWQIKGQVKNLFDHQYQTNSGYNQPGRELFVSIAYQHE
- a CDS encoding ABC transporter substrate-binding protein, which translates into the protein MRYLLSLLILLLAAAAIAHAGDRPGKVISANLCTDQLLLFLADPEQIASITHLALEPSSSYMAEAARGYPINHSQVEELLAQQPDLIVTGAFTKRSMVELMRKLGYRVEVFSPATNIDEIRENIRRMAGLLDQSPRGESLIAQMDKRIEQATANLPDRPIGALFYQPRGYTSGKNTLHDEALTLTGWRNISADQGITGYNAISLETVLLARPQQFFTSAYAPGSTSLGQRQLEHPALKKIASGRPMIDIDFRYWICGGPMIADAIERLAEVRRQ
- a CDS encoding TonB family protein, producing MSPTHYSLTFSLLAHALLLIPVVAALPDGSDLSDTVPNSIKVTIQRPATKPTASPATASPRATESEHEHSAVTEKHRMQRVKNSPIKSVRRVVTAKDASHSRRSTLHPTSSETAKKPAPGKREVNRLAKTVTDKRISSSPSRPTSAKLSSAPVQPKTATVPTVTETAAINTINKLPTTASGNLRKNSPSNRHQIDRIAEIESLYRARLEQTIASAKKYPLWARKKGLQGKARIGFTVYRDGHIEQIQLIDGSGHEILDRAAMITVSEIGSVQPIPTELARLQWSFKVPLNFYLN
- a CDS encoding YqhA family protein, with the protein product METLFERYLWNSRYIVLAAVVASTIGAFALFYMATVDAFYMVSHLVNYASPSLEMAERVALRGETVTHVVEIVDGYLLATFLLIFGMGLYELFISKIDAAELADNSSQVLVIHSLDDLKGRLAKVVLMILVVRFFEYALSMHFESPLDLLYLAGGIALLGLALYLAHLADGKH
- a CDS encoding ABC transporter ATP-binding protein, with the translated sequence MTTLIGENISVAFGGQPILQQTDIELKQGELLGLIGPNGAGKTTLLRILAGLLRQSSGRVTLDGDDLSRMDPVVRARQIAYLAQNGEAHWPIEVERLVELGRTPHLGSWQHPGDKDRTIIIDVLKSTDTWGLRHRRFTTLSGGERMRVLIARALAVKPQILLADEPVAALDPAHQLDIMGLLQKHCRDGGSAVVVLHDLTLASHFCDRLQLLQEGKTVAVGSADSVLSEENLRKVYNLVVNSSPDEVGRLLSLPWASTGKRPES